TCCCAGATACGGTAAGGATTTGAATTTTAATGTCCTCGGGAAACTCGGAGCCTGTGAGGGTGAATACAAACCGTGTACTCGACGAGAATGGATTAGGGTAGGGGTAGAAATTTGTGATGGTAGAAGCATTAATGACTTCAAAATTTATTTCATAAGGTTTCAATCCGGAAGGATTGCCAGAAGCATCATTCGCCAATACTCTTAGACTATAGATACCATCTTCCAACCGTTCTGGGGTGAAGGTACTTTTAAAGTCTTCATCAGCGGTAGCAGGCGACCAGTCCATAGTTGTGCTACTAAAGGCGATACGCTCAAAATCACAAGTTTCACAGGGGTGTTTTAGATAGATATTTATACCTGTTGTATCCTCTTTTAGTAGATAGGAATTTTCGTCATTGAGGATTATTTCTATAGATGGGGTTGGGGATACTATATCACCATCCATGATTTGTACACCATCAAATGATACGTCAACTAAGGGATTCGTCTCATCAGGTTCAATCATTAAATAATTAGAAAAGCGTGCCGAATTGTTGAAAGTATAGACCTCATTTGGATAATTCTTGTTGGTATTCAGAATCATGTCATTCAGCCCCAAGTTGCCCATGGTTACAAAATCAAAATCAAATTGAGTCGAATCTCCGCTGCTTAAAGGAGCAAGATTCATTGAGTCAGCATGGGAAATACTGGTGCTAACATTGATAAGTTCATAGTTCACTTTTATAGAGTCAGAAAAATCTTTTGTAGAGAAATTCCAGAAGGTATAAGAACCGTTGTAAGGTTGTCCCTCTTGAAGTTCTACGGGACTTGTAGTTCCTTCTTGACTGTTTAGAAGCAATAATCCTTCAGGTGCAGTTTCGTAATCCACCCGCCATGATCTCAATTGTTGAGGAGTTTGGAGTACAGGATCACTAATCTCCAATTGCACTCGTGCAAATGGATAGACGGTAGCATCAATTGTGCTCATATCAATGTCGTTGACAGTTGGGCTTTCAACGAGTAGCTGTTCGGTGCGATCCTGCCTTACCCCATAAACAGAGAGTACTTTGGTATCATCGCCGGGATTGCCAGAATCCTGAATGTCTGCAGTCAACTGAGACCAGGACAAAGCTGGCCCAATTAGTCCTGAGGAAATTTCTCCTGTGTCATAACTACCATTAATAGTTTCTTTCAAAAAGATCTGTTGCGCATTTTTAGGCATGACGCCAGAGGTGTCAATTCTTGCAGTACCTGCCGCTAAGTTTTTTGCCCCATACATAATGACCGGTTCGTCGTCTTGAAGTGCATCGAGATTCGTCCTATCAAAACCTAAGGTTTCCAATGCATCTTTAAATGCCCCTGTCCAAGTTGAATAGTCAACCGTACCAAGTGAAAAAATCAGCACTTTGTCATCATTTTCGAGATTATCAATAAATGCCTCCGGGCCGTAAGAAGCGTTACTCATATCCCCCGAAGTATAGTTGAAAATTACTTGTGGTAATACACCACAAATCAACGGTTGCAGTTCATCAAATCCTGGTGGCGACACAGGCTTAAAGGGTACAGTAGATTGTCTTTTAAAGGCAAGGAAATTAATGGAGTTGTTTCTACACCCGGGATCTGCATGGGAGTTGGTAATGAAGTAGTTTCTATCATTGAGCAAAACTTCGGTGTCTTGATAATCGAAGCTAGGGTGATCGGATCCGTAATTTTGTACTTCAAGTTGTAGTGTAGGTGACTGAAAACTCCATAGTCCAGTATTCGGATCCAATTCAAGTCCTTCTGATATTGCCTCAGTGAATTGGACAGGATTGGTCTGCGCCCATCCTTCGCCGAGAGTTCTATCTAGAGTAAATGAGCTAGTTGTCCATTCGTCTCCTTCAGTGGGTAGTGGATCTGTAAAACGAGTGCGCCAGTAAAATACTTTGCCATTCGGTATGTTTCCTTTTTCCTCAAGGTTCACACTAAGCTTACCAATTACCTTCGTGGTTAGCGTTTGACTGATTAAATATTGACTATCGAATGTAGCTGTTGTATCTATTTCTATATCAAAGGAACGGGTGCCAGCAAGTAAGTTGGAGGATTGAAAATAAAACGCTTGGTTAGGATCTATTTGTACAGATAAGTTACTTGGGAAAAGATTGAAAGTACTTCCGGATGATAAAAACACATCTATCGATGCTGTATTATTGGTCTTGTCCATTTCATCTATTCTATTGAATGGGTCCAGGTTGATAGTAAAAGAGTTTAATCCAGAGGCATTGCTCACTTCGTTGTTAATGGTGAATTGAATGGTGTCCTCTCGCAGTACTTGGTCATATAATACAGGTCCATAAATTTTAGTGCTCCCATCTGCGAAAGTCCGGATTACTGAAATATCAAAAGTATCTTCCGCATAGATTCCAAAGTTTCGAATATTCATTTCGAGATAAAATGAATCTACAGTTGCCAGTAGCTGTGAATTATCAAATGTTTCTGCCTTGATGTAAGCCTCATTGATGTCGTAATCAGGTTTGTCCGGTCCGAATATCTTAACCGCTGGGTCACCTTGCAAGTTCACTAGTTGAACCTGAGATACCGAAGATTCTGAAGCTCCATAGGTGTTGATGTATCTCGTCGCGGTCTCCTTCTTAATTTCTCCTACTGATTGGCTAATAAAGAAATCGTCTGTAAAAGCAACGGAATAAAATAGATTGGTATATCTCCTTAAGTTATTGGAAAATGCCACATGGCTGTGTGCCATGAAACTTAATGCACCGAGGTTAGGGGTGAGAATCCAATCAACACCAAATGATTCATTTTCACTAAAGAAGTCACCTGCCAGACAGCCATTGACCATAAAGACAGGGTATTTTCCTTTGTTAGAATATCCGAAGGCAGGGTCTGAAACCTCCCCAATTTCAATGTCAGTAATGCTGCCGCTCGAGTGACCAAAGAAAGTAACCATCATGACGCCATCATTGATCTCGTCTGAAATATTAATAAACTCTACTGCGCTATTGTTGTTTTTGGATAGCTGCACAGATTCTCCTCCCAATAGTTCGCCGTCTGCAATATTTGCAAAACCATCAATATAGGATCGGAAAATATTAAGTTCAGATTCGGTGTTGCCACCACTCAGGTGAACTAAATTTTTTTGCCTTAATGTATTAAAGGGCAAGGCTTCTTCTTCTATGACTTTATTTAAGTAAGCTTCAATGTGATCCGGCTTGGTAGCATTGATTCTGCCGGTGGCCAATACGCCATATCCACTGCCACCATCAAATCCAGTAGAAAAAGGAACATCGGCTCCCGGATAACCATACGTAGGAATGAAATGTCTGGTAGTGGTTAGATCTGGATCCTGTCGGTAGTAATTGGCTTGAACATTGGAGGCTTTACCAATTAAGAAAAGGAATTCAGGTGTTCCATTGTCATAAACATACTCGCAGAAGTTTTTAATGGCAATGGGAGAGGGGTTGCCGTAGTTAAATTGATTGAAGATGGTTTCGATGTCAATATCCAGAACCGTATGACCGCCTCCAGAGACTGATTCTCGGTAGTTCTTATAAGCTGTCACTTGATCTCCCTGACCACTGGTTGTGTTACCTCTCAAATCAGAGTGACTGATCATAAGATAGTTGTAATTCGCAGGGTTAAAGAAATTGAATGACACTTCCTCAAAAGAGGTAACTGCCTTTAAATCAGATTGAGCAAACAAAGTTCTTTGAATGCCCGTGTTGTCAATAATCGCATTGAAGGTTCCTGCCCCTTCGTTTGTACCTATTGATATTGGGTTTGATTTTGAGGTAATATCATAAAGGACAATGTTCGAAGGCGCATTAGCTACATCAATGTATGACTTATTTCCTCCATTCGTTTTCATCACAAACTGACTACTACTAGCAGAGCTCATGTCATACCCTTTACTGTAATCCACTTTGATATACGAAACAGAAACGCGATCTGCTGCACCACCAACTCCATTTACCGTAGCTCTTACAAGCATACTGCCACCCGCCATATCAGTCCAGTTGATCTCTTCTGAAACAAGATAGTTTTCATCCGCATCGAAAGTAGCAGTGGATATTTCTCTGAGTGATCCAGAGTTTTGGCCAACTAAAATGGTCACATTGTGACTGTTGTTGTTGCCGCCAACTAACATGACTTCTATGGAAGGGTTAATATCATCTTGCACTTGGTCGGATAATCCAGTGATGGTATTATCCAGGTTCTGACCTAAGCTAGCAAAGCTTCCGGTCCAGCCTTCTCCTCTGTCATAGGTAGGGAGCACTATTTTATTATCAGAGCCGTAGCTTTGTCCTTCATAGTAGGTGTCTGTTTTAAGTAGTAAAGTTTCATTGATATGATAGTTTTCTGCAGGTAGACCACCTGTGTTGTTTTCCGAAAACTCACTCATTCTAAGACCAGTTACAAGATTGACCTTGTACGTGAGAAAATAGGTAGCTGTATCTGAGAAAATATTGTAGTAGGTGTGTGGTTGATTGGTCGGACTATTGTAAAGTTTAGTGTCAGTAGTTCCGTCGTTTTTTTCTGCATAAAACTCCAAATAATCAGACGAATCAAAGCTTCCGTCGATTTGCCCTTCGACGTGTATGGCGATTTCTTGCCCCTGGTGATACAACTGAATTCTTCTCGGATCGACTATAGTCACTGGAAAACCTGATGCCGCTAATTCTGGCTGGGTCATTCGGTAAATTCCATCTTCACCTATTTTGATTTTGAAATACCTCTGATTGGCATTTAGCCACTCGTTTCCATAAGGTTGTGCCATTGCTGTAGAAAGCAGACACAGAAACACTAAAGTGATATAACACCTATTTCTTATCATCAAATCCAAGTTTAAGTGAAATAACATGTGAGTAAGGTGTCTCCGCCTGATCACCAATATCGGTTAATGCGTAATCAATATTAAAATTTTGAAGTTTGACTCCTATACCAAAGTTAGGTTGATATACTGTGGATGTGGTACGATCAAAATTTTGGATCTCTTGAAATTGACCTGCTCCGAACCGAATGAAAAATTTTGAAATATAGCTAGCTTCTATACCCATTTTTGGGTCAATCGAAATAGTATTTGATTTGATTACCGTGTTTCTTTTCCCATCGAAAGTAGTTTCTAAATCCATGGATACGAGTAGACCGAATTTCTGTTTGATCGTAAATTGGTAGCTAGCGCCAAGGATGGCTCTAGGCAAAGTGATTTCGATTGAGTTTTCTGGTATCACATTGCCCGTCTGTGTATAAATGTCTGCGACCAATTCTGTATTGTGCGACCAGGAATTGTAGGTTCCAGTGATGTCTTTTAGCATTAAGGCGAGGTTCAACTGTTTGATTGACTTGGAGGCGCTGAGATCCAGTCCATACCCCCAGGCGGAGGCGAAATTGCCAGCATGACGGTAGATAATTTTCGCATTACCTCCTATATCTATTCCACCCAACAAGTCGACTTTTCTAGCATAAGAAAAGAGGAACGCATAATCTGAAGCTGAAAAAAACTGGATGTTGTCATAATTGAGTGCGCCGTTCGCATCATATAAAAATCTGGTATCAGGGATGTCATCTATTCCGAATCGAATAACAGTAAAGGCTAAGGCACTTACAGAGTCAATTTGGGTGGCAAAGCCAAGATAGTCGTAGTTGGCAATCCCTGCAAAATACTGGGCATGCATTAAGGAAACATCGTATTTATATTCCAGCTGTGTTAGCCCTGAAGGGTTCCAATAACCAGCACTTACATCGTTAGCCACGGAGGTAAAGGCACTGGCCATGCCCAATGCACGTGCATTCACTCCAATCGCCAAAAATTCATTGCTGTATTTTGGGGTGTTGGACTGAGCAAAGGAGTTGGAAATACATAGCCATCCCAAGATGGCGGCAATGACTATTCTCACGTGCATCAATTGAACTATCTGAACAAATCTAAATACTCTCACTTTGCTATTCAATAATATTCTATGAGTCTGTTGAATTTCTCGTTTGATACCAGATGAATCCGGTTCAAAATTGTAATTGCTTATGAGCTGGTTTGATGGTATAACATTCAATTCAATAGAAATATTTATAATTATTCAAATAATTCATTGAACTCAGTAAAGAAAATTAACGAATTGTAATTTTTTTCACCCAGTACTTGGCCTTGCAAGGTACTATTCCGTATAGAGTTATCAAGGTCAAAAAGAATTTCAAAATTGGAGTCGGATATTACTCAAGTCCGACTCTTTCTAAACTCACAAAAATTCAAGACTATGATTATTTTAATTTTTCTCTTGTTCGCACTTGTCTTCCAATTGGTTGGGAGCTTGTTGAGTTGAGCAAAGCCCAAGACAATTGGATATGAAGATAGAAAACACACAAGTACAGATGAGAAAGGGCATTCTTGAGTTTTGCATTTTGCAAATTATATCAAGAGGGGAGGTATATGCTTCCGACATGCTCGAAGAACTCACCTCAGCAAAAATCATGGTAGTAGAAGGTACGTTGTATCCGCTACTTACTCGCCTGAGAAAGGCTGGTTTGGTAGATTACAAATGGGTGGAATCCAAGTCAGGTCCGCCTAGGAAGTATTATACAATCACTGATGAAGGAACCGAGTTTTTAGGTAAATTAGATGATACCTGGAAAGAATTGGTAACGTCTACTAAAAAGATCAGTGCTAAAAAGGTATCAAAAACCAAAGCAACCAAATCATGAAAACCATCAACAAAACTATAAACCGAAATTCCCCAATGGGATGCCATTCTATTGGATCAAGTATAAATTAAAAGACAATGAAGAAAAATATTAGTATCAATATAAGCGGTATTATTTTTCATATAGAAGAAGATGGATATGCTCAATTGAAAGAGTATTTAGAAACCATCAATAACTATTTTTCTAATTATGAAGATAGCGCTGAGATCATTGCAGATATTGAAAGTAGGGTGGCAGAGATATTCTTGTCGAAGCTGGATGACGGCAAGCAAATCATCAATCATGACGATGTTCAATCATTGATTGATACCATGGGAACCGTAGCCGACTTTGAGGCACTGGAAGATGATGAACCTGCTGCAGTAAAAGAAGAACCCACAGCCGAAGAAAAGCAAGAGAAGAAAGAAAAGCAGAAAGAGGAACAACGTGCTCATGATGCCGAGGATCCTGGAAAGCAAAAACTTCATCGCGATGAAAAGAGAAAAGTCATCGGAGGTGTAGCTGCTGGTATAGCTTACTATTTCAGTATTGATCCACTCTGGATTCGTTTGATAGCCGTTTTGCTTTTGCTCAATATATTCTTAAGCTTTATGAGTGGAGCTGTGTTAATCACTTACATCATTCTCTGGATCGTTATTCCAGGGTCAACCACGCTGGGAGATGATGAGGAGGTCAAAAAGATGTTTCGTGACCCTGACAATCAGGTGTTGGGTGGTGTATCTAGTGGTATAGCGGCTTATTTCGGAGCTGATGTCACTTTGATTCGATTGATTTTCGTGCTATCCATTTTCCTCGGTGGAACTGGGCTGATTATTTACATCATCTTGTGGATGATTACACCAGTCGCCAAGTCTCTCACAGACAAAATGCAGATGCAAGGTGAGCCAGTCACCTTGTCTAATATCGAGCACAATGTCAAGAAGAGTTTAAAACAGGAAGAAGGCGAAGAAAGTGCGATAGCTAAAGTTTTACTTTTTCCATTCCGGTTGATCGCAGCATTGTTTACTGCCTTGGGAGGATTGCTGGGGCCTTTCTCCAGAGTATTGATGGATGTCGTTAGAGTATTAGCCGGTCTTGTAGTCACTATGATTGGAGTATCTGGTATGATCAGTTTGTTTGTAGCTGCTGGTATTTTACTTGGTTTATTCACAGGTTTTGGAGACTGGATTAGCGCTACTTTTTTACCTGCAGGAATATTAGCTGAAAGTGTTTCTGGTTTTACTTTTCTAGCCGTATTCTTGACTGCCTTCATTCCTTTTTTGGTGTTGTGTTTATTGGGTATTTCAATTGTTACCAAAAGCATGGTTCTTCGTGCACCACTAGGCTGGTCAATTTTTGGTGTATGGGTCATCTGCCTGATCAGCTTGTCTATCGCTGTACCTAGTGTGGTTGGTGAATTCAGAAATGAAGGTTCATTTCGAGAATCCAGAACTTTTGATTTGGATAGATCTGAACCGATTCTTTTGACTTTGGACTATGTAGACTTTAGTGGAATTGATGCAACCAGTTTGAAGTTGCGTGGTCATGAAGACTCTGTGGTCAGATTGGATATGAGATATGAAGCACATGGTCGATCTCGTCAGGAAGCAGAAAAGAATGCGCAAATGATAACCTATGAGGTGCGTCAGAAAGCCAATGAACTGATTTTTGATTCAGATTATACGTTCAAGAGTAGATCGAAATTTCGAGCACAGGAATTGGATATGACCTTATACATTCCTTACAACCAAAAATTTATCATGGACGATGATATGGTTGATATTATCGAGAATACCTTCAATAGAAACGGCTATAGAAATTGGCAAATTACAACTAACAATGAATGGATTTTCACTGAAGAGGGATTGGATTGTCTGACTTGTAGCGAGCGATATAATTCCCGAGGTCTACTTGATCGAGGCGACCGGGAGGATGCAAGATCGAAATCAAAATCGAAAAGAAAGGAAAAGTATAAGGTGAAGTCATACGATGGCGAACCTATGAGCTTTGATATTAGAGATTTTGATGAATTGGAAGTAGGAGGTATTTACAACGTATATATTACGCAAGGTGATGATTACGCCATCGAAGTAAAAGGCAAAGAACGTTACAAGCAGGATGTATTGATCAAGAAATATGGCAACATTTTGGAAATAGATATGGCAGGTAGAAAATGGGACATCTTGAAAGATCTAGACGATGAATTTCGACTGGATGTCTTCATTACCATGCCTGGATTAGAAAAAATCAACAGTAAAGGGTTATCCTATTTCGAACTCAAAGACTTTGAAGTAGATGATTTGGAAATTGATCTTGGTGGAGCTTCTTCAGGCGAAATGAATTTGGAGGCTAGAGAGCTGAAAGTTTATCTCAATGGTGCCAGTTCCTTGGATTTAGAAGGGGAATCTCAATATCTGGAAGTGGATGTGTCTGGAGCCTCTACGCTTAAGGCCTTCGATCATGAATCTGAAACTGTCGAAGTTTCTGCCTCAGGAGCTTCAAATGTCAGAGTGAATGCCAATCGAAGATTGTCTGTAGATGCCAACGGACTAAGCACGGTGAGGTATAAAGGTGACGCTGATGTGAATGTGATCAACGAAGATGAATTGAGTACCGTGAAAAGATCTGGTCGATAATAGAAAATTACATTTCAAGTTTATAGTCTAACCCTGACCAGTTCTACTGCGTCAGGGTTGTTTTTTTAACAAGGTTGTTTGAATTAAATCTCAATCCAAACTCTGACCAATGATCTCTTCATATGCCTTTTTTCTGTACTCTTGAATGTCTTTTTTTGACTGAGATAGAAAGCTGTCAGTGTATTTTTTATATTTTGAGGTTTGACTTAGTAATTTTTTAAAGCTCGACATTGCAATTTCTTGCGAATCAAATTTTATTAGATCAACCAAGGTAACTGCAGGTTTAGGTTGAGTTGAAGAATTATTTCTCAATTTATCCACAACCTTCTGATAGCGTAAAGTTTCACTCTTAAATCCATTTAGCTTTTCGCTAGCTTCAGGGTGATTAATTAACTTTTCCCAACTTAGAAATAATAATGCATCAATTACGCCCTGATGCGCTTTTTTCAAAAGATCCTCATATTTTTTGCTTGCCTTGTATAAGTCATAATGCAAAGTTCTATCATCTGTTAACTTTTTGAAATCAGAGTCTATTTCCTTTAGGGCATTTGTGAATTCCTTTTTAATTATATCTGGCTTTTCTTTAAGCTCTTTGCTGAGTTTTTTCAAGCTGGACTCAACCTTTTGCATTTCATTTTCAGTATGCTTTACCAGTTCAGCCAATTCTTTATTTCCACCAAGGCTACCACCAAACAATTTCTCTTTCCAGCCTAATTTTTTTGAATGAGAATTCAGTTCATTTTTTAAATTTTTTCCTTTCTCCGCAAGAGTATTTTTATCTATTTCAATCTTATTGTATTTTTTGTTCAAAGTAGATATTAAAGTTTGGATTCTTTCTTGTTGGTCCTTGTTGTATTCCATGTTTCAAATATATCAAATCATTCAAAAGGATCAGACCATTTCTCATCGGTGTATACATTGCTTCCAGTAAGTGTTTTCATAAAAGCCAATACGGCTTCTTTCTCCTGGTCAGTAATGGCTAAATTTCGAACCATATCATCTCCACCGCCTCGTCTGCCACCATCGCCAGAGAGTCGTCTATCTGTATTGTTGCCCATAGGTACGCTTTCATAATGGTCTAGCACCTCATTGAAATCAGTAGAGAATCCATTGTGCATAAAGGGGCCATTGGCCGATCCATCCGTACCAAATAGGTCTCTCAAAGATGGGGATTTGGTTACCTCTGTATCCAGACTGCCATCCAATGCGGTAATGATCCCATTATTTCTCGAATCCGGATCGATGTCGAATTCAGGTGCGCTATGACAGGTATTGCAATCCAGTCCGCCACCTATTCTTACGCCTTGATTATTCAATTCAGCTCTTTGCATAAAAAGCCTTTTGCCTTCGTTTTCCAAATCTGTGAAATTGGAAAAACTGTCATTGTTGTTGTTTGCGGAAGCTCTACCTATATCATATTTTGAATCGAAAGAAACAATGCTTCTGATGAACTGAGCCATTGCGTTTTGCATTCGGGACTCTGTGATTTCACCATCACCAAAAGCCAAAGTGAAAAGCTCTGCGTAGTGTCCTTCTTCACTCAACTTATTGATAAGGCTATCCATATCCGGATCGCCATTTTGTCCGCTAAATCCCATTTCAATGTGATCTTGAATGGGCATGGTGGTTTGTTCTTCCAAGCTATTCGCTCTTTCGTCCCAGAAGAAACTCTCTTCTTCAGCAAATCGGGCATTGATCAAACGCATACTGTGCCGCCCGGTGAAGCCGCTTACACCTGTAGATGCTACTGCTTGATCACCAAAGGCGAAGGCTTGTTGGTGGCAACTGGCGCAAGCGATCGTGTTATTCGACGAGAGTTTTTTATCATAGAATAAAACACGTCCCAATAATGCACCACCGTCGGTTATTTGATTGTCACCTGTGTTGTCTTCATTGATATAATTGGGAATTTTTTGATTGGCATAGTTGGGAAGGTTGGTAGGGTCAAGATTGTCTCCGAAGGTAGCCATCACCATATCGAATGACAGGTCGGGGGACACTTCTATTTCATCAGGCTCCGTAGAGTCACAAGAAATGAATAGGGTAGTAAATGCAAGGAGGGACAATTGAAAAAATGAACTCTTCATATCACGTGTTTATTTGTTTTATATAAAACGCGATAGACGGAATTAACCCTCCAGTGATTTAAAGAGTAATACTCAGTATTCGTCTGGTATTTGTATCATTTGGTCGAAACCCGCAAATGATTTACTTTCCTTCGTCGATATAAGAGGCCAATTTGTTGATTTTGGATTCACGCGGTGTGCCTCTGGTGGCCCATAGGATTTTGCCATCAGGATCTAGTATAAAAAAGTAGGGTGTGTCTTTTTTTTCGAGCATGTCGAGAACCTTCTGATAACTTTTTAATTCACCGGTCTCAAAAAGCGTGTGTGGTTTTAAAACCTCATCCATTTCATTATTCATTTTGCTTTTGACTACATCTTTCAGAGCGACAGTCATGCCACTAAACATGTAAACAAAGTAGGTGTTGACATCATATCCGATTTGCAAGCCAGGAGGCTCGGCTATAAACTTCTGATAAATAGGAACCACCCAATTCGGCATTTTGTCTGCAGACTTCTTATTGTAGGCAAGCCCTATGATGGAATATTTTCCTTTTATATCTTCAGGGAGGGTGATGGTATTGTCGAACAAATCTTCAGTGACCATTTCAGGGAAGGTCGATCCTATGGCATCTGACTCCTGTCCGAAACTAGTAAGCGTGCAAAACATGCTTAATAAAAATGCAGTAATTCTCATAATTGAATGATTTTGTAGAGGTTAAGATATTTACAATTTTTCATTTCTCAATATAGGATGTCAAAGAACTCACAAGAATTTCATTAGGTATAAATATTCTGCATTTGATTTATTATATGGGAATATGTCTATATTGAAAAAATGTATATTTTCATGAAAGGAACACTGGTTTTAACTCTCTTGTCTATTGGATATCATGCAGCTTGTATCTCATGCGATAAAGATAATGCACCTCCAGGGCAATTTATAAATACTTCAACTTGTGAATATGAATTAGCACCTATTGGTACCTACAGCCCAGGTGGGAATATTACTGCCGCAATAAATTGCCCAGCGGGAAAATATCAAGACCAAGAAGGCCAAACTTCCTGTCTTCTTTGTGCTGCCGGAAAATACCAGGATCAAGAAGGTCAATTTTTTTGTAATTCTTGTGACCCGGGAACCTATCAAGATCAGGAGGGGCAGTCTTTTTGCCTC
The sequence above is drawn from the Reichenbachiella sp. genome and encodes:
- a CDS encoding PadR family transcriptional regulator, with amino-acid sequence MKIENTQVQMRKGILEFCILQIISRGEVYASDMLEELTSAKIMVVEGTLYPLLTRLRKAGLVDYKWVESKSGPPRKYYTITDEGTEFLGKLDDTWKELVTSTKKISAKKVSKTKATKS
- a CDS encoding C25 family cysteine peptidase, which encodes MIRNRCYITLVFLCLLSTAMAQPYGNEWLNANQRYFKIKIGEDGIYRMTQPELAASGFPVTIVDPRRIQLYHQGQEIAIHVEGQIDGSFDSSDYLEFYAEKNDGTTDTKLYNSPTNQPHTYYNIFSDTATYFLTYKVNLVTGLRMSEFSENNTGGLPAENYHINETLLLKTDTYYEGQSYGSDNKIVLPTYDRGEGWTGSFASLGQNLDNTITGLSDQVQDDINPSIEVMLVGGNNNSHNVTILVGQNSGSLREISTATFDADENYLVSEEINWTDMAGGSMLVRATVNGVGGAADRVSVSYIKVDYSKGYDMSSASSSQFVMKTNGGNKSYIDVANAPSNIVLYDITSKSNPISIGTNEGAGTFNAIIDNTGIQRTLFAQSDLKAVTSFEEVSFNFFNPANYNYLMISHSDLRGNTTSGQGDQVTAYKNYRESVSGGGHTVLDIDIETIFNQFNYGNPSPIAIKNFCEYVYDNGTPEFLFLIGKASNVQANYYRQDPDLTTTRHFIPTYGYPGADVPFSTGFDGGSGYGVLATGRINATKPDHIEAYLNKVIEEEALPFNTLRQKNLVHLSGGNTESELNIFRSYIDGFANIADGELLGGESVQLSKNNNSAVEFINISDEINDGVMMVTFFGHSSGSITDIEIGEVSDPAFGYSNKGKYPVFMVNGCLAGDFFSENESFGVDWILTPNLGALSFMAHSHVAFSNNLRRYTNLFYSVAFTDDFFISQSVGEIKKETATRYINTYGASESSVSQVQLVNLQGDPAVKIFGPDKPDYDINEAYIKAETFDNSQLLATVDSFYLEMNIRNFGIYAEDTFDISVIRTFADGSTKIYGPVLYDQVLREDTIQFTINNEVSNASGLNSFTINLDPFNRIDEMDKTNNTASIDVFLSSGSTFNLFPSNLSVQIDPNQAFYFQSSNLLAGTRSFDIEIDTTATFDSQYLISQTLTTKVIGKLSVNLEEKGNIPNGKVFYWRTRFTDPLPTEGDEWTTSSFTLDRTLGEGWAQTNPVQFTEAISEGLELDPNTGLWSFQSPTLQLEVQNYGSDHPSFDYQDTEVLLNDRNYFITNSHADPGCRNNSINFLAFKRQSTVPFKPVSPPGFDELQPLICGVLPQVIFNYTSGDMSNASYGPEAFIDNLENDDKVLIFSLGTVDYSTWTGAFKDALETLGFDRTNLDALQDDEPVIMYGAKNLAAGTARIDTSGVMPKNAQQIFLKETINGSYDTGEISSGLIGPALSWSQLTADIQDSGNPGDDTKVLSVYGVRQDRTEQLLVESPTVNDIDMSTIDATVYPFARVQLEISDPVLQTPQQLRSWRVDYETAPEGLLLLNSQEGTTSPVELQEGQPYNGSYTFWNFSTKDFSDSIKVNYELINVSTSISHADSMNLAPLSSGDSTQFDFDFVTMGNLGLNDMILNTNKNYPNEVYTFNNSARFSNYLMIEPDETNPLVDVSFDGVQIMDGDIVSPTPSIEIILNDENSYLLKEDTTGINIYLKHPCETCDFERIAFSSTTMDWSPATADEDFKSTFTPERLEDGIYSLRVLANDASGNPSGLKPYEINFEVINASTITNFYPYPNPFSSSTRFVFTLTGSEFPEDIKIQILTVSGRVVKEIFMDELGPINIGNNKTEYAWDGHDNYGDQLANGVYLYRVLIKNPGENFKHRETSADRGFKNGFGKMYLLR
- a CDS encoding PspC domain-containing protein, which produces MKKNISINISGIIFHIEEDGYAQLKEYLETINNYFSNYEDSAEIIADIESRVAEIFLSKLDDGKQIINHDDVQSLIDTMGTVADFEALEDDEPAAVKEEPTAEEKQEKKEKQKEEQRAHDAEDPGKQKLHRDEKRKVIGGVAAGIAYYFSIDPLWIRLIAVLLLLNIFLSFMSGAVLITYIILWIVIPGSTTLGDDEEVKKMFRDPDNQVLGGVSSGIAAYFGADVTLIRLIFVLSIFLGGTGLIIYIILWMITPVAKSLTDKMQMQGEPVTLSNIEHNVKKSLKQEEGEESAIAKVLLFPFRLIAALFTALGGLLGPFSRVLMDVVRVLAGLVVTMIGVSGMISLFVAAGILLGLFTGFGDWISATFLPAGILAESVSGFTFLAVFLTAFIPFLVLCLLGISIVTKSMVLRAPLGWSIFGVWVICLISLSIAVPSVVGEFRNEGSFRESRTFDLDRSEPILLTLDYVDFSGIDATSLKLRGHEDSVVRLDMRYEAHGRSRQEAEKNAQMITYEVRQKANELIFDSDYTFKSRSKFRAQELDMTLYIPYNQKFIMDDDMVDIIENTFNRNGYRNWQITTNNEWIFTEEGLDCLTCSERYNSRGLLDRGDREDARSKSKSKRKEKYKVKSYDGEPMSFDIRDFDELEVGGIYNVYITQGDDYAIEVKGKERYKQDVLIKKYGNILEIDMAGRKWDILKDLDDEFRLDVFITMPGLEKINSKGLSYFELKDFEVDDLEIDLGGASSGEMNLEARELKVYLNGASSLDLEGESQYLEVDVSGASTLKAFDHESETVEVSASGASNVRVNANRRLSVDANGLSTVRYKGDADVNVINEDELSTVKRSGR
- a CDS encoding cytochrome-c peroxidase encodes the protein MKSSFFQLSLLAFTTLFISCDSTEPDEIEVSPDLSFDMVMATFGDNLDPTNLPNYANQKIPNYINEDNTGDNQITDGGALLGRVLFYDKKLSSNNTIACASCHQQAFAFGDQAVASTGVSGFTGRHSMRLINARFAEEESFFWDERANSLEEQTTMPIQDHIEMGFSGQNGDPDMDSLINKLSEEGHYAELFTLAFGDGEITESRMQNAMAQFIRSIVSFDSKYDIGRASANNNNDSFSNFTDLENEGKRLFMQRAELNNQGVRIGGGLDCNTCHSAPEFDIDPDSRNNGIITALDGSLDTEVTKSPSLRDLFGTDGSANGPFMHNGFSTDFNEVLDHYESVPMGNNTDRRLSGDGGRRGGGDDMVRNLAITDQEKEAVLAFMKTLTGSNVYTDEKWSDPFE